From the genome of Motacilla alba alba isolate MOTALB_02 chromosome 13, Motacilla_alba_V1.0_pri, whole genome shotgun sequence, one region includes:
- the NDFIP1 gene encoding NEDD4 family-interacting protein 1 yields MAAAAAEPSTGRYQQLQNEEEPGEAVPVVNDAPPPYSSISAENTAYFDYKDESGFPKPPSYNVATTLPSYDEAERSKAEATIPLVPGRDDDFVTRDDFDDTDQLRIGNDGIFMLTFFMAFLFNWIGFFLSFCLTTSAAGRYGAISGFGLSLIKWILIVRFSTYFPGYFDGQYWLWWVFLVLGFLLFLRGFINYAKVRKMPDTFSTLPRTRVLFIY; encoded by the exons atggcggccgcggccgccgagCCCAGCACCGGCCGCTACCAGCAG CTGCAGAATGAAGAGGAGCCGGGCGAGGCCGTGCCGGTGGTGAACGACGCCCCTCCGCCctacagcagcatttctgcagagaaCACAG CTTACTTTGACTACAAGGACGAGTCAGGGTTCCCGAAGCCGCCGTCCTACAACGTGGCCACCACTCTGCCCAGCTACGACGAGGCCGAGAGGAGCAAGGCTGAGGCCACCATTCCCTTGGTTCCTGGCAGG GATGATGACTTTGTGACACGGGATGACTTTGATGACACTGACCAGCTGAGGATAGGAAATGATGGCATTTTCATGCTGACTTTCTTCA TGGCATTCCTCTTCAACTGGATTggatttttcctgtctttctgtcTGACTACTTCAGCTGCAGGACGATATGGGGCCATTTCTGGCTTTGGTCTGTCTCTCATTAAGTGGATCCTTATTGTCAGG ttCTCCACCTATTTTCCTGGTTACTTTGATGGCCAGTACTGGCTTTGGTGGGTCTTCCTTGTACTAG gttttctgctgtttctcagaGGATTTATTAATTATGCAAAGGTTAGGAAGATGCCAGATACGTTTTCCACTCTTCCCAGAACCAGAGTTCTCTTTATTTACTAA
- the SPRY4 gene encoding protein sprouty homolog 4, producing MEPRIPHNITVVPNSVMVQPLLDSRIPYGRLQHPLTILPIDQMKTTHMENDYTDNPGASQPPAQKRPRAPHELGLASQHPQRCEQDVTHPWISFSGRPSSISSSSSTSSDQRLLDHMAPVPVAEQSSPRAVRIQPKAINCKPLDLKGPVSQELDKHFLLCEACGKCKCKECALPRTLPSCWVCNQECLCSAQNLVNYSTCMCLVKGVFYHCTNEDDEGTCADHPCSCSHSNCCARWSFMSALSLVLPCLLCYLPATGCVKLSQRCYDQVSRPGCRCKNTNSVICKALPESKGAEKPF from the coding sequence ATGGAGCCCCGGATCCCTCACAACATCACCGTTGTCCCCAACTCTGTGATGGTGCAGCCCTTGCTGGACAGTCGGATCCCCTACGGGCGGCTGCAGCACCCGCTGACCATCCTGCCCATCGACCAGATGAAAACCACCCACATGGAGAACGACTACACCGACAACCCCGGCGCCTCGCAGCCGCCGGCCCAGAAGCGTCCCCGAGCGCCCCACGAGCTGGGCCTGGCCAGCCAGCACCCGCAGCGCTGCGAGCAGGATGTCACCCACCCCTGGATCTCCTTCAGCGGGCgccccagctccatcagcagcagcagcagcacgtcCTCCGACCAGAGGCTCCTGGACCACATGGCCCCGGTGCCCGTGGCAGAGCAGTCGTCGCCCCGCGCCGTTCGCATCCAGCCCAAGGCGATCAACTGCAAGCCTCTGGACCTGAAGGGCCCCGTGTCCCAGGAGCTGGACAAGCACTTCCTGCTGTGCGAGGCCTGTGGGAAATGCAAGTGCAAGGAGTGTGCCCTGCCCCGGACTCTGCCCTCGTGCTGGGTGTGCAACCAGGAGTGTCTGTGCTCGGCGCAGAACCTGGTCAACTACTCCACCTGCATGTGCCTGGTCAAGGGCGTCTTCTACCACTGCACCAACGAGGACGACGAGGGCACGTGCGCCGAccacccctgctcctgctcccactccAACTGCTGCGCCCGCTGGTCCTTCATGAGCGccctgtccctggtgctgccctgcctgctctgctaCCTGCCCGCCACCGGCTGCGTCAAGCTGTCCCAGAGGTGCTACGACCAAGTGAGCCGGCCCGGATGCAGATGCAAAAACACAAACAGTGTCATTTGCAAGGCACTGCCCGAGAGCAAAGGGGCAGAAAAGCCCTTTTAA